The Sphingomonas sanxanigenens DSM 19645 = NX02 genome includes a region encoding these proteins:
- a CDS encoding DUF5694 domain-containing protein — translation MRRGLFRPAIIAFTLAAMIAGSGAARAAEGAYHPAFQPGRHKAAATARPNAVLVLGTPHLSGLPDSFRAEALAPLLDRLAAWRPTAIAIENLSGLQCDSLRRSPSRYAATVKDYCPDTSAAGEATGLDVPAANAAAERMLADWPAAPLPAQRRRLAALFLAAGEPASALVQWLRLPPAERKEGEGIDAALRARLDTLEHRRNESFLVAAALAARLGLERVWSVDDHSADQPDPADPKAYEAAIMAAWNNPAAAARRAEDQRLEAGAAQPGGLMALYRAHNDPAAAEMAYRSDFGAALAEPSPQGFGRAYVGWWETRNLRMVANIREVLAQRPGTRLLAIVGASHKGYYEAYLDQMHDVALVDAAAVLR, via the coding sequence ATGCGGCGCGGACTCTTTCGACCGGCGATCATCGCCTTCACGCTCGCCGCCATGATCGCGGGATCGGGCGCCGCGCGCGCCGCGGAGGGCGCGTATCATCCCGCCTTCCAGCCCGGCCGGCACAAGGCCGCCGCCACCGCCCGGCCCAACGCGGTGCTGGTGCTGGGCACCCCGCATCTGTCGGGCTTGCCGGACAGCTTCCGCGCCGAGGCGCTGGCGCCGTTGCTCGATCGGCTCGCGGCATGGCGGCCGACGGCGATCGCCATCGAGAATCTGTCCGGGCTCCAGTGTGACAGCCTGCGCCGCTCTCCGTCGCGCTATGCGGCGACGGTGAAGGATTATTGCCCCGATACGAGCGCTGCGGGCGAGGCGACCGGGCTCGATGTGCCCGCGGCCAATGCGGCGGCGGAGCGGATGCTGGCGGACTGGCCCGCCGCACCCCTGCCCGCGCAGCGGCGGCGGCTGGCGGCGCTGTTTCTCGCCGCGGGGGAGCCGGCGTCGGCGCTGGTGCAATGGTTGCGCCTGCCGCCGGCGGAGCGGAAGGAGGGTGAGGGGATCGACGCGGCGCTGCGTGCCCGGCTCGACACGCTCGAGCATCGGCGCAACGAGAGCTTTCTCGTCGCCGCCGCGCTCGCCGCGCGGCTCGGGCTCGAGCGGGTGTGGAGCGTCGACGATCACAGCGCCGACCAGCCCGATCCCGCCGACCCCAAGGCCTATGAGGCGGCGATCATGGCGGCGTGGAACAATCCGGCCGCGGCGGCGCGGAGGGCGGAGGACCAGCGGCTGGAGGCGGGGGCCGCGCAGCCGGGCGGGCTGATGGCGCTCTATCGCGCCCATAACGATCCGGCCGCCGCCGAAATGGCCTATCGATCCGATTTCGGCGCGGCGCTCGCCGAGCCCTCGCCGCAGGGTTTCGGCCGCGCCTATGTCGGCTGGTGGGAAACGCGCAACCTGCGCATGGTCGCCAACATCCGCGAGGTGCTGGCCCAGCGCCCGGGCACCCGCCTGCTCGCCATCGTCGGCGCGTCGCACAAGGGCTATTACGAGGCCT
- a CDS encoding DUF1028 domain-containing protein, with protein sequence MRRFWKAVIVAFAVGAAAPASATYSILACDADGTCGAAVATNNLAVGATVIYARAKVGAVASQFETNPSHGPKGLSLLAGGASAEAALDELLRTDDGFEGQDKTYRQIGIIGASGDGGAFTGAQAAASPWAGALTGPGYSIQGNGLAGAPVLAAMRDAYLGARGTLGERLMAALEAGDAAGGQSTGRLSAALLVRTPEGGFQDIDLRVDADDRPVAALRRLLGMHQANDAIARAERAARNRQPGAARRHLAEAVRLGAGWDRVWRRAARLAMMLGENGTALQALAALANANPTWAGIEIDDPIYASLWNDEDAARWRAERLQP encoded by the coding sequence ATGAGACGGTTCTGGAAAGCGGTGATCGTTGCATTCGCCGTCGGCGCAGCCGCGCCCGCATCGGCGACCTATTCGATCCTGGCCTGCGATGCTGACGGCACGTGCGGTGCGGCCGTCGCCACCAACAATCTCGCGGTGGGTGCGACCGTCATCTACGCCCGGGCGAAAGTGGGCGCGGTCGCCTCCCAGTTCGAGACCAACCCGTCGCATGGCCCGAAGGGGCTCTCGCTTCTGGCAGGCGGAGCGAGCGCCGAAGCAGCGCTCGACGAACTGCTGCGAACCGATGATGGTTTCGAAGGGCAGGACAAGACATATCGCCAGATCGGCATCATCGGCGCTTCGGGCGACGGCGGCGCCTTCACCGGCGCGCAGGCCGCGGCGTCGCCATGGGCTGGCGCGCTCACCGGTCCAGGATACAGCATTCAGGGCAATGGCCTGGCCGGCGCCCCGGTGCTGGCGGCGATGCGTGACGCCTATCTCGGGGCCAGGGGCACACTCGGCGAAAGGCTGATGGCGGCGCTCGAAGCCGGCGATGCCGCTGGCGGGCAAAGCACCGGCCGATTGTCCGCGGCGCTGCTCGTGCGAACGCCCGAGGGCGGGTTCCAGGACATCGACCTGCGCGTCGACGCCGACGACCGGCCGGTGGCCGCGCTTCGCCGATTGCTGGGCATGCATCAAGCCAATGACGCGATCGCCCGAGCGGAACGCGCTGCGCGCAACCGCCAGCCCGGCGCCGCACGCAGGCATCTTGCCGAGGCGGTCCGTCTGGGTGCCGGTTGGGATCGGGTATGGCGCCGTGCCGCTCGGCTGGCGATGATGTTGGGCGAGAATGGCACTGCGCTTCAGGCACTGGCTGCGCTGGCCAACGCCAATCCGACCTGGGCCGGGATCGAGATCGACGATCCGATCTATGCCTCGCTGTGGAACGATGAAGATGCCGCCAGATGGCGCGCGGAGCGACTGCAGCCCTGA
- a CDS encoding type II toxin-antitoxin system VapC family toxin, producing MYLIDTNVVSELRKVADGRANPAVTGWFGTVHDTDLFLSVVSIMEIELGIARLDRRDPLQAAMLRRWLRQHVEPAFADGILPISAEIASRCALLHVPDPRPERDAWIAATALVHDLTIVTRNVADFANSGATIINPWDHVS from the coding sequence ATGTATCTGATCGATACCAATGTCGTGTCCGAACTCCGCAAGGTCGCGGACGGTCGCGCCAACCCCGCGGTGACCGGCTGGTTTGGCACGGTGCATGACACCGACCTCTTCCTCTCCGTCGTCTCGATCATGGAGATCGAGCTCGGTATCGCACGTCTCGATCGGCGCGATCCTCTGCAGGCGGCAATGCTGCGGCGCTGGCTGCGCCAGCATGTGGAGCCCGCCTTCGCCGATGGCATCCTGCCGATCAGCGCCGAGATCGCGTCGCGCTGCGCGCTTCTCCATGTGCCCGATCCGCGGCCCGAGCGCGATGCCTGGATCGCCGCCACCGCGCTCGTTCATGATTTGACGATCGTGACGCGCAATGTCGCCGACTTCGCCAATAGCGGTGCCACGATCATCAATCCGTGGGATCATGTGTCCTGA
- a CDS encoding type II toxin-antitoxin system prevent-host-death family antitoxin — MTSETFTSRDFNREPSRIKRAAKRAPVIITERNRPDIVVMSYERYTALTADAGSFLERIAMPGLSNLDLDTNLPTGSPRAAVFD; from the coding sequence ATGACTTCCGAGACCTTCACCAGCCGCGACTTCAACCGCGAACCCAGCCGGATAAAGCGCGCCGCAAAGCGCGCGCCCGTCATCATCACCGAACGGAACCGGCCCGATATCGTCGTGATGTCCTACGAACGATACACCGCGCTGACGGCGGATGCGGGCTCTTTCCTTGAGCGCATCGCCATGCCGGGCCTCTCCAACCTCGACCTCGACACGAATCTGCCCACGGGCAGCCCGCGAGCAGCGGTCTTCGACTGA